AGGCCCAGCTCGACGACGACCTCCCGGCCTACGGCCGGAATCCGTACCGCGATCCGAACCTCCCTGAATCGACGAGCGGCGATGCGACCGACCCCGAGGAGACGTGACTCGCTTCAGGTGGGAGAGCCGAGTCCACGCCGGAACGACGGTGTCGCCCTTCTCATGCAGGTGGTCAGTTGACACTCCCTGCACACCTTGATCGGCCATGACGGATGCAGTTATCGTCCTCGACATGCTGAACGACTTCGTGACCGGCGAGATCGCCGCCGAACGGGCCGAACGGATCATCCCGACGCTCCGCGACGAACTGCTCCCCAGCGCTCGCGAACACGGGATCCAGGTCATCTACGCGAACGATGCTCACCGGCCCGAGGACACCGAACTCGACGTCTGGGGGGAGCACGCGATGGCCGGTACGGAGGGTGCCGAGGTGATTCCGGAACTCACCCCCACCGACGCGGACGACGTCTTCGAGAAGCGTTTCTACGACGCGTTTTACGGCACCGGCCTCGATGAGCACCTTCGAAGTCTGGGCGTCGATCGGATCGTCGTGACGGGGCTCCATACGAACATGTGTGCACGTCACACGTCCGCAAGCGCGTTCTTCCGGGGCTACGACATCGCTGCGCCAGCTGACTGCCTCGAGGCGTTCAGCGAGGACGCTCACCAGGACGGACTGACCTACCTCGAGGACGTCTACGACGCCGAACGAACCACGAGCGAGGAACTCGTCGAAGCGTGGGAGAACGACGGATAAGCGAGAAGCGTGTCGACACCCGGCGACTCGCCGGATCGGTCCGCCCTCTCTCGTTCGTCCCAGGGGCGCTCGTTCGTCCGGGGGTCGCTCGCTCGTCTCGAAGGAGTCATTTTTGACGCTAGCGCCGCTACTGTCCGCTATGGTTTCGACCTCCTCGGACTCCGAGTCGCTCACGCTCTACGCGGACTACGTCTGTCCGTTCTGTTACCTGGGGAAGCGATCGCTCGAACAGTATCGCGAGACGCGCGACGAGCCGCTCGCGATCGACTGGCACCCGTTCGACCTCCGCCGCGGAAAACGAGGTCCTGACGGCTCGATCGACCACGACGTCGACGACGGGAAAGACGACGCGTACTTCGAACAGGCGAAAGAAAACGTCCGACGGCTCCAGGACGAGTACGGCGTCGACATGGCCCAGGAGATCGCGATCGAGGTCGACTCGCTGCAGGCCCAACAGGCGTCGTGGTACGTCAAGAACACCTATCCCGATCGCTGGGCCGACTTCGACGCGGCGATCTACGACGCGCTCTGGCAGGACGGCCGCGACATCGGCGACGTCGAGGTGCTGTCCGAGCTGGCCGAAGACGCCGGACTGCCCGCGGACGAGATCCGGGACGCGGTCGACGACGACGGACTCCGGGCGGAACTCGAGGATCGCTTCGACGCGGCACGACAGCAACGAATCACCGGCGTCCCGACGTTCGTCTTCGAGGGCCACGCCGCCCGTGGCGCGGTGCCGCCGGCACAACTCGAGCGACTGATCGAGGGAACGTAAGTCCGGTCTCCCGTCCCCCGGAAGAGAGGCGCGCTCGCGACGCGGCCTAGTCCAGCTTTTCGAGGCCGTCGAAGAAGTTCACCTGCGGGCCGACCAGCCGGACCGACTCGTCCGCGATCGACACCGAGACGGTCGCGGGCGGCGCGAGTGTCCGTCTGTTTCGGCCGTCGCTGATCGCGAAGGCGGTGTCGGCGTCGGTGACTCGCAGCGAGAGTTCCGCGCCGCGGTCCACGACGAGCGGCGGCATCGATTCGGGTGCGGCCATCTGCGTGACGACGAGAGTCCCCGCAGTAGGGTGGACGAGCGGCCCACCCTCGCTGAGGTTGTAGGCGGTCGACCCGGTCGGCGTGGCCACGAGGACGCCGTCAGCGTGGCCCTCGGTGTACCGGATCCCGTCGACCCGAATCTCGACGGTCGCGCCGCCACCGTGCCCACGCCGGGGGCCGTGAACGACGACCTCGTTGAGCGCGGGTTCGAGCGCCCAGTCGCCGCCGGACGCCTGCAGGCGCGCGAGGTCGCGGCCCGGGAGATCGTTGCCGTTCCGAAGGGTCGCGACGAGGTCCGTCGTGACGTCGATCGCGTCGGCGGGGGCGACGGCGTTGAGAAAGCCGACCTCGCCGAGGTTGACCCCGAGAATCGGCGTTTCACCGACCTCGCGAGCGACGAATAGCAGGGTCCCGTCGCCGCCGATACTCACGACGAGGTCGCGATCGATCATCGCGGCGACCGGCACGGCGGGGCGATCGATCGCGGAGCCGGTGGCCTCGTCGACGACGACGGAGACCGCTCCGCCGTCGAGCGTCTCGGCGAGGGACGCGGCCAGTTCCTGTGCGCGCTCGTTCTCCCGCTGTGCGACCAGTCCGACGTCGACGTCCATCGATGGCGGATAGCCCTCCCGCACTCAAAAAGGTCTGCCTCGAGCCCCGACGGTAACAACACTCGTCTGGATGGGACGCTACGACATACCTGAACTGTCCCGCGAGGACACTGCACACCCCCGTATGGAACGTTTCCCTTCGATGCCGATCGTTGCCCTGCCGTCGCCTCCCACCGGCGCGTGGCGTCACGGTCGCCGGAACCGCGAGTCGTCTCAACCTCGTCGGCGGGACGGCGGATCGCCGGGATGTCGGGACGACACATCGCCAGGACGCCGGGCCGGCACATCGGCCTCGCGGAGCATCGTTCGTAGTGGAGCGTTTCCGCGCACACCCCCACAGTAATCCGGTGTTTGCGTTCCGTTCGCGGCCCATACTTTTGCGGACAGCGTCGGCAAGGGATCCATATGACCGAACGGACGACAGCCGACGAGACGATGACGCGATCGGAACTCGCTGCGTACCTCGCCTCTCTCGGCGACGAGTTCGAGGGCGGCGGCGACGAGATCAACGTCACGGTCGGGAACAAGACCGTCGATCTCAACCCGCCCGAGAGCGTCAACGTCTCCGTCGACGTCGTGGAACGATCGTCGATGCTGCGGGGGAACCGCGAGACGATCACGATCGAACTGAACTGGAAGCCCTGAACCATGTCCGTCCTGGCTGTCTCCCTCGCGTTCGTCGTCAGCCTCCTCATCGGGACGATCGCGATCCTGGCCGGCGTGCGACTCGTCATCGACAGCGACGCCGGCGTCCTGAACGCCGCGCTGACCGCCCTCATCGGCGCGCTCGTCTGGGCGGCCGTGAGCTACTTTCTCGGCTGGATCCCGCTTCTGGGCGTCATCCTGATGCTCGTCGCCTGGGTCGGCGTCATCAACTGGCGGTATCCCGGCGGCTGGGGCTCCGCCGCCGCGATCGGGTTCGTCGCGTGGATCGTCGCGGTCGGACTCGTCTACGCGCTGACCGTCTTCGGACTCTTCACGCCCGACGCGATCGGCGTCCCCGGGGTCTGAACCCGATCGGCGTCGCGTCGATCCAGTGTTCGCGTCCGAGTCCGCGTCCGATCCGACCCCGAGTTCCCGCGACGGGGGAACGAGGAGAAGGGCTTTCTCCACGGCCGCCCGTGTTCCGACTGTAAGGCGATGTACGAGACGATCCTCTATCCGACCGACGGGAGTGAGCACGCGGCGACCGTTCTCGATCACGCGATCGACGTCGCCCGGACCCGGAACGCGACCCTCCACGTCCTCTCGGTGGTCGACGACCGCGCGTTTCTCGTGCTCGACGACGACCGCGTCGAGCAGGTTCGATCGGACCTCCGGGAAACTGCCCGCGAAGCGACCGACGCGGCCGCGACACGTGCCGCCGACCACGACGTCGAGACGGTCACGGCGATCGACACCGGAAACCCCGCCGAGCGTATCGTCGACTACGCCGACGCGGTCGACGCCGACCTGATCGTGATGGGGACCAGCGGCGACGAGTACGAGCGCAACGTCGTCGGCAGCGTCTCCCAGCGGGTCGTCCGCGAAGCCTCCGTCCCCGTTACCACTGTCGGTCCCGACGTTTGAACGACCGACCTCGAGTACCGGCCCGTCGGTGCTCGCTTCCACACCAGATACGTTGCACACGGTTTGATATGTTCCCCCGTCGCTAGTAACGAGGAGATGCGACGTTCGATCGTGATCGCGACCGTGTTGCTCGTCCTCGCGTTTCTGCTCGTTGGAGGACCGTCGCTTTTGCTGTCGATGTCGACCGATCGGACTGCACCCGACGCGACGACGCAGTCGCAGTCCCAGCCGAAATCGACGCCGGAGCTCGTCACGATCGAAGACTCCGAGAGCAGTTTCTGGATGTATCTCAGTCCCCGGCAGACGTTCCAGAAGCGGAGTCCGATCAACGTGATCGTCCGCGGCGACGCCGAGGACGTCGAGCGGATACTGGTCGACGCCGACGCCGGCGGCGACTGGTCCGAGATCAACGAGTCCGAGGAGGAAGCGCTGCCGGACACCTACTCGCTGACCGGTGACAACGCCCCCGACAACGGAACGCGACCGGAGAACGGAACCGGCAACGAAACGACGGCGAGCGACTCGTCGAAGAACGCGACCAACGAGACGGTAGACGAACCGCAGGGTCCGATCCCGAATCTCGACTGGGGGGAAGCCGACGGCGGCACCCGCTACGCCTACGTCGACCCCGGTCCGAACGAGAGCGGGTACTGGACGACCGAAACCCGCCAGCTCGAGGACGGCGACTACTACGGACAGCGATACCACATCCGGCTCTACGAGAGCCCCAACGAGGACGACGACTGGGTTATCATGCAGACCCACTCCGAACACTTCGACTGGTTCACGCTCCGTCACCGCGTCCACGGCTCGCAGGACGCCCAGACGAAAATCGAGGCCGACCTCATGGAATACCCGCGAGTCGACGTTCAGGACGACGTGCGACGCAGATATCTCGATAACAGAAACTCCGCCGATGCCGACGGCTGGGCGACCGTCGTCGAACTCGCCGGACTGCTCGTCGTCCCCACGGTAGTCGGCGTCAGAGCGGGCAGGCGCACTGCGAAGGCGTCCAGCGAAACCGAGGAATCGGGCGAGCGCATCGCCCAGCGGACCCCCGACGCGATCGACGATCGCCTGACCGACGTCGACCGCCAGCGACTCGCCGCCGCCTACGCCCGCCTCGAGGCCGGTCACGTCCTCCTCGTCTGTGCCATCCTGACGCTGTACCTTGGCGTCCGAATGGGCGGTCTCGTCCTCGAGCATCAGGCCGGGTTCCTCACGCCCCACCAGATCGCCGCGCTACTGTACCCGGTGATCGGGACCGGGATTCCGATCGCGACCTACCTGATCGCACGCGGGCTCACGCGCCGACTCGATGCCGCTGTCGTCGCCGCGGGCTCTCTCGCGGTCGCGATCTGGCTCGACTACAGCCTGCTCGGCGTCAGCGCGCTGCCCGTCGGCGTCATCGTCCAACGGATGCTCGTCGTCGTCGCGCTCGGACTGATCGCCGGCGGCGCGGCCAAGCGAGCCGCTCGGCGCTCGAAGTTCAACGACATGCTGCTGGTCGGGGCGATGATGTGGGTGTTGCTGCTCGCCGGTACACTATTCGGCTACTTGTGACCGATCGGCGGCAACTCAGTGACACGATCGGGCCGGGCACGCAGTCCGGTCCTTTTAATACGAGCCGGCCGTTCAGTTCGACACGAGCGCTGGTGGTGAGTGATCCCGCAGGAATCACGAACGACGGCGCGAGCGAACGACGCGGACGAGCGCTGGTGGTCTAGTGGTAGGACATGAGCTTCCCAAGCTCATAGCCCGGGTTCAATTCCCGGCCAGCGCACTCCAGACGCCTTCTCTCGGCGGTTTTCCGGGTTTCCCGATGAAACCCAACCATGCCCAAAAAAGCTCACAACGTGGGTACTCGAACACAATCGTTCCGCTGTCTAGCGATTTTAAAACGTGACAGATTTACTAGGAATGATGGGTCACGCGGCCCCGTGATTCAGGGCGCGACCCGGACGGTGATGAGACGATGACGAGCACGCAGGAGAAAGTCGACGGGATCGTCGTCGTTCCCGAGGCAAGCCACGACGTACTGAATCTGTGCCAGCTGGAGGACTATCGCGACCACCGGCGCAAACTCATCACATGGATGCGCCATCTCGGAAAGGATCCGGAGAATGCCGAGGGATATGCTCACGACACGACGCGCCAGCGCAGCTACAAGATCGACGCGTTCTACCGCTGGGTCTGGGAGTACGAAGACGGCTGCACGCTGGCGGTGACGACCGAGCACGCCGACGAGTACAGCAAGGAGCTAGCCTACGAGGAGACGTCGCAGACGCACAAGGCGGGCATCCAGAAGGCGATCAAGACCCTGTTCAAGTATTATCGGTACGAGAAGGGGCGAAACCTCGAGTGGGATCCGTCCATCCAGTATTCGAACGGCGGGTCGAACACCCACCAGATTCGGGATTTCCTTACGATGGCCGAGCGCCGAAAGATCAAGCAGGCCAGCCTCAAGTACGGAGATGGTATCCCTCACCCTGAAATACTTGGTGAGAATACGGTCACGAACCGCGCAAACCAGTTGCCCGAATCCGACGACCATAGAGAGGAAGAGTACTGGAACGGTGAAACTGATGCTGTCCGAGAACTACTGGAAGCCCACGAGGTTCAAATCTGAAGCGCGGGACACACCTGCGTACCACGACCGCCTCAATAGAGTTCGAGACACTGTTGATATGTACGGGCCACCCTCATCAGGTGAGGTATTATTGAGGCACTCGGCCTCAAAGTTGCTATGAGTCTGATCGACAAGAAGAACGGAGAACGGATTAGCCGACAGCTCGTTCCTCGTCTTCCCAATAGGGTTCGCGAAGTGCCTTCTTGTCCATCTTTCCGTACGGCGTTTTCGGGATTTCGTCGACGAAATCGATCGACTTCGGTTTCTTGTAGTCGGCGAGGCGATCATCGGCAAACGCGACGATCTCGTCCGTGCTGAGCGACTCCTCGTCCCGTGGGACGACGACAGCCTTGACCGCCTCGCCCCAATCGTCGTCCGGAACGCCGATGACGGCGACTTCCTGGATGCCGGCATGTTCGTCGAGCGCTTCTTCGACCTCCGTCGAGTAGACGTTCATACCGCCGGAAATGATGAGATCACTGGCGCGGTCGAGCAGGTAGAGATAGCCGTCCTCGTCGCGGCGACCGATGTCGCCGGTTCTGACCCAGCCGTCGACGACCGTTTCGGCCGTCGCCTCGGGCCGTTCGTAGTATTCGCGCATCACGTACGGTGCCGTCGCGAGGATCTCGCCGCTCTCACCGGGATCGACCCGGTCGTCCGGATCGCCAGTTTCGGCGTCGACGATCCGTACATCCGCCATGAGACACGGTTGTCCCGCCGACGAAAGCCTCTCGCTGCGATCGCTCTCGACTGCGACCCTGTGTTCCGCTTTTCCAAACGTCGTGATGAGGTTCGGCACTTCTGTCTGGCCATAGAACTGACAGAACACCGACCCGAACGCGTCGAGTCCCTCCCGGAGTCGCGCCGGTGTCATCGGTGCCGCGCCGTACACGAGACTTTCGAGCGAACTCGTATCTGTCGTCTCGAGGTCGGGGCGATCCAACACACGGTAGATCATCGTCGGCACCATGAACGTCCAGGTGACGTCGTGGTGGTCGATCAACTCGAGCGCAGCATCGGGCTCGAACCCCGGACGGATAATCGACGTCGCCCCCGTTACCAGGGCGCCCCACAGGAACATCCCTGCAGAGTGTGGTAACGGCGTCATTAGCAGGAGCGTGTCGTCACCCGTGATCCCGAGTTCGACGACGTGCGCGTAGACGTTCGTCGTAATCCCGTCGTGGGTGTGCAACACCCCTTTCGGCTTGCCGGTCGTGCCGCCGGTGTAGTAGTGGCCCGCGACGTCCTCCTCGCCGGGTACCTGGTCGGGTGGCTCGGATTCGTCGCCGTCGAGGTTCTCGAATGGGACGAACCCCTCCGGTGAGGCGTCCTCGATCCCGATCACGGTCTCGACCGCAGGCAGATCCT
The nucleotide sequence above comes from Halosolutus halophilus. Encoded proteins:
- a CDS encoding cysteine hydrolase family protein; the encoded protein is MTDAVIVLDMLNDFVTGEIAAERAERIIPTLRDELLPSAREHGIQVIYANDAHRPEDTELDVWGEHAMAGTEGAEVIPELTPTDADDVFEKRFYDAFYGTGLDEHLRSLGVDRIVVTGLHTNMCARHTSASAFFRGYDIAAPADCLEAFSEDAHQDGLTYLEDVYDAERTTSEELVEAWENDG
- a CDS encoding DsbA family oxidoreductase — its product is MVSTSSDSESLTLYADYVCPFCYLGKRSLEQYRETRDEPLAIDWHPFDLRRGKRGPDGSIDHDVDDGKDDAYFEQAKENVRRLQDEYGVDMAQEIAIEVDSLQAQQASWYVKNTYPDRWADFDAAIYDALWQDGRDIGDVEVLSELAEDAGLPADEIRDAVDDDGLRAELEDRFDAARQQRITGVPTFVFEGHAARGAVPPAQLERLIEGT
- a CDS encoding NAD(+)/NADH kinase, which translates into the protein MDVDVGLVAQRENERAQELAASLAETLDGGAVSVVVDEATGSAIDRPAVPVAAMIDRDLVVSIGGDGTLLFVAREVGETPILGVNLGEVGFLNAVAPADAIDVTTDLVATLRNGNDLPGRDLARLQASGGDWALEPALNEVVVHGPRRGHGGGATVEIRVDGIRYTEGHADGVLVATPTGSTAYNLSEGGPLVHPTAGTLVVTQMAAPESMPPLVVDRGAELSLRVTDADTAFAISDGRNRRTLAPPATVSVSIADESVRLVGPQVNFFDGLEKLD
- a CDS encoding amphi-Trp domain-containing protein produces the protein MTERTTADETMTRSELAAYLASLGDEFEGGGDEINVTVGNKTVDLNPPESVNVSVDVVERSSMLRGNRETITIELNWKP
- a CDS encoding universal stress protein yields the protein MYETILYPTDGSEHAATVLDHAIDVARTRNATLHVLSVVDDRAFLVLDDDRVEQVRSDLRETAREATDAAATRAADHDVETVTAIDTGNPAERIVDYADAVDADLIVMGTSGDEYERNVVGSVSQRVVREASVPVTTVGPDV
- a CDS encoding class I adenylate-forming enzyme family protein — encoded protein: MSESITTTASEPEPGATLKDVFETSLRKYADRTAVVDGDRELTYEELDRRANAVAHGLVERGVGVGDRVALMMSNRLEYVVADVAVIKVGAAKLPLNDMLTPDEFEYMLRDSGTETVICGPNFTDTMASIREDLPAVETVIGIEDASPEGFVPFENLDGDESEPPDQVPGEEDVAGHYYTGGTTGKPKGVLHTHDGITTNVYAHVVELGITGDDTLLLMTPLPHSAGMFLWGALVTGATSIIRPGFEPDAALELIDHHDVTWTFMVPTMIYRVLDRPDLETTDTSSLESLVYGAAPMTPARLREGLDAFGSVFCQFYGQTEVPNLITTFGKAEHRVAVESDRSERLSSAGQPCLMADVRIVDAETGDPDDRVDPGESGEILATAPYVMREYYERPEATAETVVDGWVRTGDIGRRDEDGYLYLLDRASDLIISGGMNVYSTEVEEALDEHAGIQEVAVIGVPDDDWGEAVKAVVVPRDEESLSTDEIVAFADDRLADYKKPKSIDFVDEIPKTPYGKMDKKALREPYWEDEERAVG